DNA sequence from the Cercospora beticola chromosome 8, complete sequence genome:
GTCTGTCTAGCATCCAGAACGCCGATTTTTTTCTCAATGTCTTATCGACTCGAAAGACCATCTCTATCTCTCTCTACTCAGCGACACCCTTCGCTCTCTTTGCATGCCATGCCAATCATTCCCTTCGCGCCCACCGGTGTAACTTAACAGCCGAGTCACGACGTTGGGCTCAGGTTCCTCCAGCGCCTTCTGGACTTGGACTTGGCGTATCGTATAGTCCTAAGCAAGATATTGCCCGTAGAACTGCTCGAGTTCACGCACCGCCAAAGCCACCTCTTCTGGATCGTCGTATAGATCTATGTGACCTGCACCAGGGATAGTAAGCCTCTGCGTAGCACCACCAAGAACTTGATCCAGTCTATCAGTGTGCCACAGCGAGCCTGCCTCTGCGCCAGCAATGAGCAAGGTGGGCTGTGTCAGGAGTTCATCGGCGAGATGGTAAGCATCGAATGAAGCGATCAGAGGGAAGCTGGTCGTGAGCATTCGGTTTGGCGCGTTTGGGTGCTGAGCTCGTGGCGTGAGATAGTAGTCACTGGCTTGAAAGAGACTGGGAGAAGTCGACTCATCCTGTTACCATGACTGGGCAGGTGTTGTATTCGCATGAGAGACACAGTTGTGGGCGCCGAAGAGACAGTAAAGACGCCAAGCATCGCACATTGCGCCGAGATGGACGTTTCGGCCTGGTCGAAAGCAAATCCACTCCACCCTTTCCTCACCTCACCTTGTATACACGTCAGCATGTTCATCCTCCCGGCTATCACATACTTCGCACGCTCATTCATCCCATAGAATCAGACCTCTTAACTCGACACTCTGCCTGTCCTCCCCGAAGTCCTCGTCACACTGGAACGCCGTATGCGGCACCCGTCTCGCCACTTCCTCTTTCTCACAAGAATCGAAAATCTTGAACACGATTGCCTCCTCGGGCATCATTCCCTTACAATAATACCAGCGGTGCTCACCTTCTACCTTCTCCGGGGGCGCCACAGACCATGTCTCCACATCATTCCTCTCGAATGCTTTACGCGTGACTTCGGAAAGCTGTTCGTGGTTCTCAGGTCGGCGGAACTTGGCCACAACTGGGCGCAGAGATGTGTCTGGGATGCTACGGGCGTCGAGGAAGGCGAGGTTCTCGCGCGTGACTGGATATATAGGACGCCAGATGTTGATGATTGCCCAGCGTTTCTTGCGCGACAAGATCTCTGGCGCTTCGTGCGGTAGGTAGAAATGTAGGCGAGTCTCAGCGCCAGCGTATGAGTGGTCTATGAGGGGTTGGTATACTAGTCAGGTGATATCACGACAAGCGGGGAGATGTATGTGACTTACCAACGTGAACATATCGTGCAGAAGTTGGAATGGGAGTTCTTTCCATGTCCTCTTTATCCTTCGTCGCTTCGGCGAATTTGTCCCAATTTGATTTGCGACAAACATGACCCATAATATGCACACGAGAGCCTCCCGTTCTGGTTTTGGGTATCCCCTCGTCAGCTTCCAGCACAAAGTCTCTTCCGTTTGAAAGTGAGACGCAAGACTCACAGTCTCTTCAATAACTCCTCACACTCCCCATAGTACACTTGCTTGATTCTCTCATGACTGTCCGTATCTTCGGGTGTTAATTTACTCGACTCTTTCACATACTCAAAACCATGAACATCAAGCTGAAACTCTTCTTCCCGTCCGCGGATGTCAGTGATCGGGACTTCGACATATTCAAAAGGACGTCTCTTCTCGCCAACAGTGCCGAACCAAAAAGATTCGTACCCGCCTTTGGCGGGGTCGAGATAGTAATTCAGCGTAGCTTTGACGTGATGGCCTTCAGCGTGTGGCATGGTCGCGAATTACCAAATTCTGCGCCTCGTAAACAGAAGAAGCAAGGGTAAGTAGAAGCTTGTGTGTACTTGGCACGAAGATATGTGCAATGCTCGCCTTATCGAACGTTCGACCTTGCAATGCCATATATGCAGCGAATACTCCAATCACGATAAAGACTTATCGCAGGGTATACTCAGGCTTAGCTCTTCGAGCCATTGAACACGTGCTCGAAATTTGCAGCTGTTCTGGTCGAAGTCTCAGGGCGATTCGAAACTAAGCAGAAGCGAAGTATTGCCATGATTACGGATAGCTGAACGTGGAGATCCCGCGCGGTCTGTAGTTCGGTCAGTAGGTAGCTGTTGCTCAGATGATGTACCCATTCACAACGACTTGAGGATGCGTCCAAGAGTGTTGAATTCGAGCGAGGAAATGGGAGATGAGAAGagaggaagtgaagtggaGGGTGGAGAAAGCCAA
Encoded proteins:
- a CDS encoding uncharacterized protein (antiSMASH:Cluster_3); its protein translation is MLTTSFPLIASFDAYHLADELLTQPTLLIAGAEAGSLWHTDRLDQVLGGATQRLTIPGAGHIDLYDDPEEVALAVRELEQFYGQYLA
- a CDS encoding uncharacterized protein (antiSMASH:Cluster_3), translating into MPHAEGHHVKATLNYYLDPAKGGYESFWFGTVGEKRRPFEYVEVPITDIRGREEEFQLDVHGFEYVKESSKLTPEDTDSHERIKQVYYGECEELLKRLTGGSRVHIMGHVCRKSNWDKFAEATKDKEDMERTPIPTSARYVHVDHSYAGAETRLHFYLPHEAPEILSRKKRWAIINIWRPIYPVTRENLAFLDARSIPDTSLRPVVAKFRRPENHEQLSEVTRKAFERNDVETWSVAPPEKVEGEHRWYYCKGMMPEEAIVFKIFDSCEKEEVARRVPHTAFQCDEDFGEDRQSVELRGLILWDE